Within the Triticum dicoccoides isolate Atlit2015 ecotype Zavitan unplaced genomic scaffold, WEW_v2.0 scaffold74767-1, whole genome shotgun sequence genome, the region actccaaaaggttgaaacttggcatggtatcatcatttcacccacatggcatgtgcaaaaaagtagagaaggttacggcaaaaaccggatgcacttcgtgtacaaactggacactctctttcgaagtatcaaggtttcggatgaaaactcatttgttacaccggctattcaaaattttaataacttattacaactccaaacTTTTTGCATTTATtacgcaccattcaaagccacgttgttaactttcaaccctttctgacataatttgatatttttgatgcatttactgatttgttttgagctaaatgaccctgaaattgaaaagcactacaaatgaactctgaaaaggtcgaaacttggaatgctatcatCATTTCCCCTACATGGCATGTgccaaaaagtagagatggttacagcAAAATCTGGATgtgcttcgtgtacaaactggacactctctttcgaactatcagggtttcggacgaaaactcatctgttacaccggctattcaaaattttaataacataTTACAATTCCAGAGtttttgcgttcattatgcaccactcaaagccacgtcgtcaactttcaaccctttctgacataatatgatatttttgatgcatttactgatttgttttcggataaatgaccctgaaattgaaaagcactacaaatgaactctgaaaaggttgaaacttggcatggtatcatcatttcacccacatggcatgtgcaaaaaagtagagatggttacaacaaaaactggatacacttcgggtacaaactggacactctctttcgaagtatcagggtttcggaggaaaactcatctgttacaccggctattcaaagttTTTATtagttattacaactccagacttttttgcgtttattatgcaccattcaaagccacgtcatcaactttcaaacctttctgacataatttgatatttttgatgcatttactgatttgttttgagctaaatgaccctgaaattgaaaagcactacaaagaaCTCTGAAAAGgccgaaacttggcatggtatcatcatttcacccatgtggcatgtgcaaaaaagtagaggtgGTTAcgacaaaactggatgcacttcgtgtacaaactggacactctctttcgaagtatgagggtttcagacgaaaattcatctgttacaccagcgattcaaaattttaataacttattacaactccggagttTTTTGCGTTcactatgcaacattcaaagccacgtcatcaaatttcaaccctttctgacacaatttgatatttttgatgcatttagtgatttgttttgagctaaatgaccctgaaattgaaaagtactACCAATGAACTCtataaaggtcaaaacttggcatggtatcatcatttcacccaaatgGCATGGGCAAAAAAGTAGagttggttacggcaaaaactagatgcacttcatgtagaaactggacactctctttcgaagtatcagggtttcggatgaaaactcatccgttacaccggctattcaaaattttaataacttattacaactcccgaCTTTTTGCTTTCATTATGCACCActcaaagccacgtcgtcaactttcaaccctttctgacataatttgatgtttttgatgcatttactgatttgtttcgagctaaatgaccctgaaattgaaaagcactacaaatgaactccgaaaaggttgagacttggcatggtatcatcatttcacccacatggcatgtgcaaaaaagtagagatggttacaacaaaaactgatgcactttgtgtacaaactgggcactctctttcgatgtatcagggtttcggatgaaaactcatctgttacaccgggtattcaaaattttaataacttattacaactccagaattTTTGCATTTATTATgttcaaagccacgtcgtcaactttcaaccctttctgacataatttgatatttttgatgcatttactgatttgttttgagctaaatgaccctgaaattgaaaagcactacaaatgaactctgaaaaggtcaaaattttgcatgctatcatcatttccCCTACATGGCATGTgccaaaaagtagagatggttacggtaaaatctggatgcgcttcgtgtacaaactggacactctctttcgaactatcagggtttcggacgaaaactcatctgttacactggctattcaaaattttaataacatattacaactccagactttttgcgttcattatgcaccactCAAAGCCATGTCGTCAACTTTCaatcctttctgacataatttgatatttttgatgcatttactgatttgtttgggataaatgaccctgaaattgaaaagcactacaaatgaactctgaaaaggttgaaacttggcatggtatcatcatttcacccacatggcatgtgcaaaaaagtagagatggttacggcaaaaattggatgcacttcgtgtacaaactggacactctctttcgaagtatcagggtttcggaggaaaactcatccgttacaccggctattcaaaattttaataacttattacaactacggacttttttgcattcattatgcaccattcaaagccacgtcgtcaactttcaaccctttttgacataATTTGACATTTTTGATgcctttactgatttgttttgagctaaatgacactGAAATTGAAAaaaactacaaatgaactctgaaaacgttgaaacatgcatggtttcatcatttcacccacatggcatgtgcaaaaaagtagagatggttacgacaaaaactggatacacttcgtgtacaaactggacactctctttcgaagtatcagggtttcggacgaaaacccaTCTGTTACACCCGCTATTCAAAGTTtttataacttattacaactccgggcttttttgcgtttattatgcaccattcaaagccaagtCCTCAACTTTCAATACTTTGTGACAtagtttgatatttttgatgcatttactgatttgttttgagctaaatgaccctgaaattgaaaagcactacaaatgaactctaaaaaggtcgaaacttggcatggtatcatcatttcacccacgtggcatgtgcaaaaaagtagagatggttacggcaaaaactggatgcacttcgtgtacaaactggacactctctttcgaagtatatgggtttcggacgaaaactcatctgttacaccgtctattcaaaattttaataacttattacaactcctgaCTTTTTAGCGTtcactatgcaccattcaaagccacatcgtcaaatttcaaccctttctgacataatttgatatttttgatgcatttagtgatttgttttgagctaaatgaccctaaaattgaaaagtactaccaatgaactctgaaaaggtcaaaacttggcatggtataatcatttcacccacatggcatgcgcAAAGAAGTAGAGATGGTTATGGCAAACACTAAAAGCACATCATATAGAAACTAGAcactctcttttgaagtatcagggtttcggatgaaaactcatctgttacaccggctattcaaaattttaataacttaatacaactctggactttttgcgtttattatgcaccattcaaagccacgtcgtcaactttcaaccgtTTCTGAcacaatttgatatttttgatgcatttactgatttgttttgagctaaatgaccctgaaattgaaaagcactacaaatgaactctgaaaaggttgaaacttgccatggtaacATCATTTCCCTACATGGCATGTgccaaaaagtagagatggttacggcaaaatctggatgcacctcgtgtacaaactagacactctctttcgaactatcagggtttcagacgaaaattcatctgttacacTGGCTATTCAAACTTTTAATAACTTATCACAACTCTGGACTTTTTTGCATTCTTtatgcaccattgaaagccacgtcgtcaactttcaaccctttctgacataatttgatacttttgatgcatttactgttttgttttgagctaaatgaccctgaaattgaaaagcactaccaatgaactctgaaaaggttgaaacttggcatggcatcatcatgtcACCCAcgcggcatgtgcaaaaaagtagagatggttacgacaaaaactggatgcgcttcgtgtacaaactggacactctctttcgaagtatcaatgtttcggacaaaaactcatttGTTGCatcggctattcaaaattttaataacttattacaactccagactttttgcgtTCACTATGCACCActcaaagccacgtcgtcaactttcaaccctttctgacataatttgatatttttgatgcatttaatgatttgttttgagctaaatgaccctaaaattgaaaagcactacaaatgaactcttaaaaggtcGAAACTTGTTATGGGATCATCATTTCacgcacatggcatgtgcaaaaaagtaaagatggttacggcgaaaactggatgcacttcatgtacaaactggacactctctttcaaactatgagggtttcggacaaaaactcatccgttacatcgGCTATTCAACATTTTAATAACATATAACAACTCCGGACTTTTCTGCGTTCTctatgcaccatttaaagccacgtcgtcaactttcaaccctttctgacataatttcatATGTTTGATGCAttgactgatttgttttgagctaaatgaccctgaaattgaaaagcacaacaaataaactctgaaaaggtcaaaacttggcatggtatcatgtgacgcccgggtaattaagctacagtgctcctctgctaatgatgccacgtcacctcaattatagttgctaatctcgagttagttcgaaaccgattcaaattcaagttcaaaatcaggcaaacaataaaagtcttcaaattttaaaactaaaatgttcggagtgaacaaaataatgcacaggtaattattgtggagaaaccacaattttataatatgttaaaggctctagagtaattaaaacagcagctgtggcaattaattaaatgccttttataattaataataatgcaaactatattttattaggtgtcaaactttttggggcagtagaataaattataacattaatttaggagttgtatttatattttataaaacaaaagttaaaagaataaaatagaaaagaaaacagataaagaaaagaaaacagaaaacaaagctNNNNNNNNNNtgagttgttgagttatgctgtgatgccatgttgtacagcacatacttgcatgttatgcgtacgtgtaatgtgtattgctatgtgtgggatctgactatctagttgtttattcttagtagcctctcttaccgggaaatgtctcctagtgcttccactgagccctggtagcttgctactgctccggaacacttaggcaggccggcatgtgtccttcttcgatcctgtgtctgtcccttcggggaaatgtcacgcgatgaataccggagtcctgctagcccgctacagcccggttcaccggagtcctgttagcccagtgctacagcctggattcactcgctgatgaccgacacgttcgatgctgggtcatggatgcctgtccctgtaagttagtgccactttgggtttacgactagccatgtcagcccgggctctttatcatatggatgctagcgacaccatcatgtacgtgtgccaaaatgcgcaaacggtcccgggcaaaggtaaggcgacacccgtggggataccgtgcgtgaggccgcaaagcgatatgaggtgttacatgctagatcgatgtggcatcgagtcggggtcctgacagagataTGGTTCGGTTTCTAAGCAGTGTACATCACTACTTTTGTTAAACCTTGTGCAGTTTTTACGCAACCTATTGATGTCATATAATGACACCATGCTAGGTTTCATATTTTCTAGACTTTGTTTGCATTTTTTGGTATTAAATATTCAATGAGCTACATTTCAGGGTCGAGTCTTGGCACCCTGATGTATGGAACTCCTTTTATTTTCTTGGGAACTGCCTAAACATAGATTAAAGAACACAAATATTATTTATATcccatttttttcagaattttcatGCATTTGAAGTTCAGTTTTGAATGATTCCGTTCGAATGCATATAAATGCACTTTGTGGCTTAAATATAGCATACGTACCCCAAAAAAGTCAATTTTTGACATGTAGCATATGATGGTGTATGTTGAATGGTGTATCTTGACATGTAACATATGATGCCTAGATAGTTTTGAGTCGTGATTGCCATTGAGTCTATACGAACCGATGTGCATCTCATAATGTGTTTGGATTAGGATCTCGTTACTTATTTTAATTACGCTGGTCACATATAGTGTTAAATTATGTTTGGATTGGTTGCTATGTTATGCGCTTACTCGGTATAAATACAACCCAATACAAACTGATACACCATCAGCCCGGGGTAATCTGAAAATGATACAACCCTTTCACATCTCCTTACCCTACATCTGCACAGACGATCAAAGTTTAATCATGAAAGGCAAGGACCACATGCAATTGGCGACGGATAAAGTATAGAACCACTATGACAGTGGCACACATTTGTTCATGACGGCTGTGAATTCTCTACCGTGCCATGGGCAAGGCAGAGAGCTACAGTGCCTCTGCCTTTCCTCTTCTTCCGTTTGTTGGATCGAGAACCAACCGCTCAGATCTGATGCAACAGTACAGTCGCCACAGTACTCGAAACAGTGACATGAACATGAACGTTAAACAATGCGTTCGCTACAGTGCATTCACTACAGTCTTTGCCCCGATCTGGACCGCCCACTTTTGATCCAATGTCTCTCGGATAAAGGTAGAGCATTGTAGTTCACTGCGTTGCACATGGCAAGGTAGAGAATCCGCGCCCATTCATGACACGAGTACCATGGGTAATTCGTCCAACAAGAAGCTAAAATCTAACCATATAATAGTGTGAGTACATAATTTCCTATGGATACAAAAATGTTCTAATAGAAAAAGGACTTAGCAAAGGGTTTTTATAACCATACACTATTTGCACATTATTTTGGAAATTCTTTTAAATCAAGCCGGGAGATATTGTTGGATTCTCAACACTATCCCCTTCCCACTCCCCACAGCGACGGCCGACGGCCTCACCGCGGCGCAAAATCCCCCACCACCGCGAGGATGTTCCCGTGCCGGCCGCTGGTGTCCCCGCCGCTGCCGCGGGCCCTCGCCGCCGCGGCGCCCGTCTCCGTGCGGCGGCGGCTGCCGTGGTCGCCGTCGACGTCGACGTCGCTGCGCGTGGTGCGGTGCATGGCCAAGGAGCGGCGGGTGCGGATGGTGGCGAAGCAGATCCAGCGGGAGCTGGCGGACATGCTGACCCGCGACCCCGTGATGCAGCGCGCCGTCCTCCCCGAGGCCGCCCTCGGCGCCGACCGCTACCTCTCCTCCCTCACCACCATCGCCGACGTCGAGCTCTCCAACGACCTGCAGGTCACGCCCGGACCCTCCCTCCAAACGATGCGGCCGCGCTGCAATCTGGGATGCTGAGCTCCTTGTCTCTGCTCCGGTCTGTGTCTGCAGGTGTGCAAGGTGTATGTGTCCGTGTTCGGGGACGAGAGGGGGAAGAAGGTGGCCATGGCCGGGCTCAAAGACAAGACCAAGTACGTCAGGAGccagattggcaagcggatgaagCTGCGCCTCACGCCCGAGATACGGTTCATCGAAGACGAGTCCATGGAGCGCGGAAGCAGGGTAAGCTtcaatttttttttccttttgttgcCAAAGAAACCCATTAGTTTCACAATGACCGTGAGTTTAAGTATTCACCTGTTTTTCATTTTTCACTAGTTTTATGTTCACTTAACTTAGTTTAGGTAGCTTATTCACTGACTGCTATTTGTTACCATCGTTGCTGCTGCAGACCAGAGTTATCGACACTGTTATTTTAAACTCATTCGTCTGAGCATATGTGATTATTTGAGACCGCCTTCTGCGATTGTTGTAAAGCGTAGTACCGAATACTTATCTTGACTGGTCATGTTTCTCTTCCCCTGCGATTTGAGTTGCGGTAGATTTTTGCTTCTCTGTTTTACATCTTGCAGCGTAATTTGCAGTTCAGCTTAGGTGAAAATTAGAATCATCATTTGCTTGTCATATGGATAATAATCACTGTCTATTTTTATCCGATATTATATTAGATGTCAACTTCCTTCTCTGTAGGGCTGGAAACTAGCTCAAAAGCTGGAAATGCTTCAGTTTTTGTATAGCTCAGAACCTATAGAGTGGACATTTTTATCCGCTGTAGGGTCTGTATTATTACCACTAAGAATCATTACATGGAGCATTTTTTTGCATATTTCTCATATGTACCAGGAGATCCTTGTCTAACCGGTTCACCTCTGCAGATTCTTACGATACTGGACAAACTAAAGGAGGAAAGGGAGCAGAGAGAAGGAAATGCTGAAGACGAAGATGGGGAAGTTTCAGATAtagcagaagaagaagatggtgactgGGAGGGAGATGAACCAGATGAGGAGGACATAATTTATGTAAAATAGCCCACTACTTCTTCTGAAAGCTCAGTCACCATTCGTTCAACTTCAGAGCTCATCAGGTCTGTTCTTGCCCTGACCAAGCTCTTCAACTACAGTAGGTTTGCAATAATATTTAGTGTTGGTTTAGCTCTTGCAATGCATAGGCACATCAGGATATACTCCTGTGTGCTACTAAATGTCACGGAGAAGAAACAAAGATGGCAAGTAAAAAGAATCTGTTTATAACTTGAACACTAGCTGAATTTACAGCAAAACTAATTTGTAAAAGAAAACCTGGATTAGATCAACAAGTCCTTAGCATATCAAACGTGCCACTTTGGAAATGTCAGCCTGTAGCACATAATATGTTACCTTGTTGCTGCAATTCATTAAGTGACAGATGTGATATGTGGTGACAACACGACGATGAGAACTTATCAAGCGTTAGAAATGTTATAATTGGTGTTTATCTATCCGTGCAGTTCTCCTAGGGTTTCCGTGTCCACCTCATCGACAAAGTGCTCCATGGGATCTCAACGCTTGAAGCCTGAGGACATCTGAAGCGAATTCATCGGGCATAAGATCGTACCATGTTCACCAGATCAGTATCTGACCTGACCCTCAATAGGAGACAGTTTCGCTGATGTCCATCCTGTTCTGTATGCTAACCATCCCTGTTATGTCCACCTGTTGTGTCTGTTCATGTCGCTGATTGAACATGGAGGCACGCGCCTTTCATTCTGTATTTGGTTTGGGAGCTGTCTTGTACATCTCccttcaaaatgttttgtagcacAAAGCCGGGTAGGTAACATTGACTGTTCATTGTCCTGTAAATCTTGTGCCCTATTCTTCAAAATGCAGTGTGGGGTCTTCAATTTGGGGGAAAGGGGCAGTAGCTAGCTGCACATTCAATGGACTCGTTATGATTTGTTGGTTATCATAATGGGGGTGACCATAAGGTAGGCGCTTGAAGAAACTTTTTGTTTCAGTCACTTTGTTCCCGTCCATCCGATGTGCATCCAATGGCTCAGGCGCCTCAATATATTTTGCTCGACTTCATTGACGGGCTCTGGTAGGCACAAGGTGGCGATCGGATCATTGTGTTCACGACGAACCACCTGGACAAGCTTGACACCGCACTAATCCGGCATGGGAGGCTGTGCAGATGACACCCGCACACGTCGCGGAGTGCCCGATAGCGTCCAAGCATGACGAAGATGCTTGCATTAGCCGTCTCATGGATGAGCTGGCGAAGAAGGCCGAGAGAAAGGGCGAAGAAGGATGGTAAATCCTATAGGATGCCTCACTGCGTGGTAATGTCGACGCTTCGCAGTGGGCCGACCCATCCTCCATTCGTATTTTTCTGTATTGCTTTTTTCTTCCTGTTTTTGGTTTTTTGTCTTGGTTTTATTGCTTTTTTGGtttttcatttttgtttcttcGTTTTTTATATTATTTCCTTTTTCCTGTTTCTTTTGtcctttttgttcttttttctgtttcttttttgtttatccttaaattcaaaaatttcataaaatgttctgaatttaaaattttgttcaaacattaaaaaatattcatgctttAAAGTGTTGTTGTCCAAAATTGTTCACTTTTAAAAAATGTTCCACAACCTTTCAGCAAAATTGGAGGTTTCAATAAATAAGTCCATTTCAAAAATTGTtgcaaaatttaaaaaaattcatgtttcaaatttgtttgggagattcaaaaaatattcacgtttttttaaagaaaatcacacctttcaaaaaatgttcatgctttaaagTGTTGTTTGAGGGTTTAAAACAATGTTCCTGTTTCACTAATTCTTCAGAAATTTTCAATATGTTCTTATTTTCAATTTTGTTAAGGAGTTTAAAAAAAGTTCCATTTAAAAAAAATCACGTTCCAAATTGTGGTCTGGAATTTCAAAGAAATGTTCCAGtttgaaaaaatgttcgtgtttccaAATTTTGTTCCAGAAGTTCAAAATATGTTCGTGTTACATTATTTTGTGGAATTAAATAAATGcttgaattttgaaaaaaaatcaagagtTTTAGAAAAAtgtgttttaaaaaattgttcattagTTTAAAAAATCCTGTTTTTTGAAAATGTGTGAGTTTTGAAAAATTTGTTAACGAATTTGGAATGTGCTCGCGTTTTTTCAATAAAAAATGTTTAgtgtttgattttttttaaacataTCGTCGCTGGTTTTGGTTCTTTAATTATTTCGGGCAGTTCCATATAAAGCAATGTACGCTAGCTCCAGTGGTAATGGCACTTCTTCGGCGACAGGAGATCTTGTTTCGATTCTCACAAAGCGTCACATGTTTTTTAGGTCTACTGCTGTTCGCTAGCTTCGGCCGGCCCAGTCGCGGCGCCCCCTGTGCGTCAGCGCTTTGTTGAACGCAGCGAGCGTCCAATAAGAGCTCCCAAGAACGATAATGTTGATTGAGGTGCTGCTGCAAAGCAGAAAGGCCACTGGAAGGCCGGGGCCGAGGGCAACGGGGAATAGAAGCAGGGCCTTCATGTGaaaaatagaaaaatgcaacatggGCCGTCAGATGTTTGATGGATGTCAGAGAATTTGTGTGAGAGACATGGTGGAGGGATTTGTATCGTACTCCCCCCGTTTTTAAATataaacatttttaaggatttcaaTACGGACCATATAGGAACGTATATAAACGtattttagagtgtggattcact harbors:
- the LOC119347733 gene encoding probable ribosome-binding factor A, chloroplastic, which codes for MFPCRPLVSPPLPRALAAAAPVSVRRRLPWSPSTSTSLRVVRCMAKERRVRMVAKQIQRELADMLTRDPVMQRAVLPEAALGADRYLSSLTTIADVELSNDLQVCKVYVSVFGDERGKKVAMAGLKDKTKYVRSQIGKRMKLRLTPEIRFIEDESMERGSRILTILDKLKEEREQREGNAEDEDGEVSDIAEEEDGDWEGDEPDEEDIIYVK